The genomic window CAGTGCAATAACCAACTGTATAATAGACAACATTAACTTCTGTGAGGACACCATCATCCCAACCCAGATTGTTCACTGCATCTCCAATGACAAGCCTTGGATCACCAGTGACCTGGAGGTCATGCTGAATGAGAAGTAGAGGGTTTTTAGATCTGTTGACAAAGACAAGTTGAGGAGGATACAGCAAGAACTAAAGGTAGGGCTAAGGAGGTGCAAATAAATCCACAAACAAAAGCTGGAAAATAAACtccagcaaaacaacaacaaagaggtTAGGTGGGCATGAAGATCACTGGCTTCAACTCTAACAACCATCAGCAGGTTAGGAGACAACTGGAGAAAACACACCTGGGAAAGGCTATAGGTGCCGATCTTATGAAAAATTGCGCTTTTCAGCTGTCCTGTATCCTGCATCACATCTTCAACACATGTCTACTGCAAGAAAAACCTGCTTGCAAATTTTGGAAAATAATCCTGCCTAGTGCCAGAATCAAAGAAAGTCTCTATATTTCTCTGTTGTGGACAATTCGTCCCATTTCTTTCATGACACCCTTCAAAGACAGCGAAGCTCCTTTTTCAACAAACTCACTCAGCTCTACTCCCACAGAGAATGCTTCAGGAAATCATTCCTGccattttaagttttacttaATAACAGCTCATCTCTGTCTAACAGATGGACACCAGTAAACCTATACCTGCATACAACTGTTGTACAAATGTTATTATGTACAGTATACTCCACCATCATCGTACAGCGCTACTGTAAATTTATCAAGTCTGTGCACTACCATCATTGCACTACCTCTGCCATAATTCTTACTCTTGGTTTGAGGtttgaggtttttatttattatttttattatgattgtGATATTATGATTGTTGACCAAATGTATTTTTCACATGCAGAACATGACTGCACGATTCTTGAAATGTAATGGACTATGATGTACTGCAGTCCCAGcagtttttttgcattattattGCTCTCACTGATATTGCATCGTCATTACTTTCTTTAATATTTCGACTATTACATTATCATACTGTGATCTCGAGAATGActaagttgaaaaaaaaaaaagaaaatagttgaatttactatttatttttctaatcttTGGCATACTTACAAGCTTTTATAGTTTGTCAGTTGCAgcagtctttaaataaaatctgaatgaGAGATACAGCTTAAAGCTGACTGGTCATGACCACAGATTTCTCTGACTTGTTGCAGGTTCATCGCCGTATTGATTCCTCTCAACTACAACAGGAAGCATGTGGACCTGCGTCAGACGGTTCTGCTGTCAGCAACTTGGATTCTGGCTCTGGCCGTGGCATCACCCATCATGTTTGGCATCAATAACGTACCGGGACGTGACCCCAGTGAGTGTAAACTGGAAAACAACGATTATGTCCTCTATTCGTCTGTGTGCTCCTTCTTCATCCCCTGCCCCATTATGCTGCTGCTGTACTGTGGGATGTTCCGTGGACTTCACCGCTGGGAGGAGACCCGCAAAGCCAAACTGAAGAGCAGCATCCAGGCCTGCCGCAAACTGCAAGAGGCTGCAGCATCACTGACTCCTCTAGCCTCACTACCGCCACCTCTGCCCCCTATTATAGAGCGTGAACTGACAGATATACCAGACGAGCCGTCCACCATACCATCAACGGAGCCTCCGCACCACTCAGAGTGCAAGCACAGCCCTATACCGATGGTGAGCTTTGCAGAGATCAAATTCAACCCCAATCCTAACAGAAGGAAGAGAGCAAAGATCAATAGCAGGGAGAGGAAAGCTATGAAGGTGCTTCCTGTTGTCGTTGGTGAGTTTGTTTCCTGTGCtaaagcaaaaatccaaaatctCATAGCTTTTTGTtatgaaaacagacattttatcaAGTGAAGTATTTCAATTACACTTTTAGAACTGTTGGTCAGAGACCAGACAAACTAAGAAATCTGAGAGAAGTCTTTGAATCACAGACTGGTTATATTATAGACCAACAGTCCCCACCTACTCTTGTTTGGATTTGAAGCCAGCAAGACCTGGTTTATGGGATTTGTCATGTAGTGGTTTGGAagcagagtctgtgcactagtGATGTGGGGTTTTAAGCCCTGCCTACACCctcacacacaatcatggtgtcaaaTAATCTGtcttttaagtatttaaaaaaattaatttaccaAATAATAAATGGCAATGCTCTATTTGTTTAGTTGGATGGGGTGGTCTTAAAACTGTGGGATTTGCAAAGAAGCTTGATCCCATTCCAGATTCAACTTCTGGGTTCCTGTCGGAGGTTTAGATATAAAATCAGTCTATGGTTTGACTCCAACCTTCAAAAGATTAAAGTTCTAAATATGTGAGAGCTTTTCGTTGTTTCATTGCTCCAGTGCTGCTTAACACATTGAACAAGGCTGAAAATGAACTTCAAAAGGCTTGCCCTTCAAAGAGGAAGGTGCAGTTTGTAGTTTAAAGTACATTAAGGCCCATTTTGAGCACTGCTTGTTGatgataagaaaaaacaaacaaacaacttgagGAACAACATGACCACAGGTTTACTTTACTGCACCATAGAGCTACTtgatgaaattaattttaataactttacagccataatagctgtcaaaatacatatttttttaatattcttgatttgattgttttgtgtatcatctatggtaaaaataaccactaaatatgcATTattcactaccaaaagtctacctcatagtttgtaataaatgactgaaatcagttcatattttgttgcaaacaagtcatttgtttacatttggaCATTGATGAGTCCCCTTCAGGCAGTCTGATTGTAACTGATTGCCAAAtgtagttgtaaacaaaggcaagaaatattttcagttttctaatGCAGTTTTTACAAAACCTCTGTTAAGTTTTAGTTACAATAACACCCAAAGAATTAATTATGATGTAGAAATtatgttagaagcataaaaattcaaatcaaaacataGGGTTTGATTCACAATATGggtattttgacagaaaatcaaaTTTAGAAATGTCTGTCATTTTGCCACACTTTGcttgaaatgaagaaaaagacatAAGCACTGTCAGTTTGCAGCATGGAAACTCTCACCAAGGTATTCACACGAAGAGTGCTGGAACAGATGATGACAGAAACCTGAGCTCCTCTCTGCCACCTTTAATTCCTGTTCCAGGGCCCGTATTCTTCAGTCAGAAAGAGTTAGTCTATTAATAGCTGTGCAAGTGCTTTCCCTTCGAACAGAGCAGCTAATCCCAGAACCTTCATAATCTGAAATCCAATTATTACATGGGGTCTGGTCAGACTGGCCTTCAGGTGTGCAGTTTTGCAATGAATCCGTTTCATACCTGGGAGTTTAAGGGCAAAAAattaagtaaacaaaacaagattttgtaggttattttgtttagattccctaaattttgtttcaaaaagtgttttaaagagcAGTCTAAACCTTAttgccacatttttttaaatatagtttataCAACTCTAATTCTGAAAAACttggaacattgtgtaaaatataataaacaaaatgcaatgatctgTAAATCCAATAAATCCATATTTTGTttacaatggaacacagtaaacatatcaaatgttaaaactaagaaattgtactaGTTTTAGGAAACAAATAGCGGAATTATGAGTTTAATTATGAGACTCTCTCCACTTCAGTACAGAGAAATTTCTAAAGAATTTAGAGAGAGAAGACAgtagtgtttctggatggtgttcacatattgCTTATTTTTGTATGAAAGATCTTTCAGCAGCATTTGAAGATAGTACAGTAAACAGTGtgtacagacaatgatttgtggaagtgtttctgAGTCAATGCAGTGATGTtcataacagaatcagacctgtttttaatgtagtgGCCCCTGAGGGTCCGAAGATCACAAACATTCAgtactgactttcagcctccCTCTGAgatcagagatttctccagattcttgaaatctatTGATAATATTATGAAATGTAGATGATGGAATATTCAGTCTTCCCTATTTTCTGTTCCATCAATCTGATAGTTTCACTATGTTTAgacagtttgttttgcagactgatgaacctctgcccatctttacttctgagagattcagcctctctgaaatactttttttatacccacaaaaaggtacaatttctttgtttacacATTTGATATGCATATTATGTTCCACTTTGAATAAACTGAGTTTATAAAATTAGCAAAtcattagtttctgttttttacattttgcacaacatcccaactttttaaaaatttgggatgtacatcaaaatgtagacatttaGGTCTTCTTTCACCTCGTGTGCTCACTGCTATAGGATgtatggttttctctcaaatccccccagagTGCAGAATGTACACACTTAAATTCACAATGACTTgtatctgaacaaaaaaaattttaactttctcttcaaaactgaaagtgaaggCTCTTTGTTTAGCTTGTCATatttcctacataaaacactacaGACACAAAACGAAGTGTTAGTTTAATGACCAGACACCTGTTTCTTTGGAAGTTAAAAGTATTTACAGTTCTATTGTCTTAGTGTTTAGGGCTGCGGTAGCTCATTGGTCATTGCCGTGGTTTGTAATTCTGAGGCAGCAGGAAAGGCATccagcatttaaaaaacaaagccacaTCTCTTAGGCGAGATTGCTCACTGTGGGgacccctgcagaaggaagcagccaaacaaaaaacaacaaatatggtcatagtttttgtttacactCTAAGACACTATGTAAACTTCACAAAGTTTAAATATGTGCTATATAAATTCAAATCATTTGCCATGTTTTATACTCTGTGCATCTGATGAGCTAGAAGTTAGCCTGGCCCTAAATAATATactgttttttaactttactctGAATCAGAACAAAGTTTCACAAAATATAACTTGTGTGTTATTGGAAAAACAccaaattatgtaaaaaagatCATAAAATAGATACAAAACAGGCaaacttttccctttttttcaggTGTGTCATGTCCTGTTCtctttacagtttatacatcaaaacattaacattttgcTAGCTTAGTTTAGGGGTCCCCAATTATCTGGACCCAGATCACTTGTTAAATGTACTTGCATACTTTTTCACATGGTATTTCAGTTTTAGTGGCACAACTTTTATAGGCATTATAGTGGCCTTTAATTACTTCAGGCTGATAGGTCCCTCATCTCTGCTTCTctttctgcaggaagaaaacaTAAGAGGTGGAGGTTTTCTCTGTGATCAATGTGATCAATGTCAATCTGTAGAAATTAGGCCAGTGATGgccaatatatatttttggccAATATGTTTTTGCAGATGTGTTGGCACTGCATGTATTTTACAAAATAGAACTATAATTACTGAACTTACATAAACATATACTTAACAACCCTTAGGAGAACTTGTACACCTAAAATTAATACATAGAAtatataaatgttaaatggactgtactgatatagcacctttctagccaaccaggctacttaAAGGGCTTTATAACCCAATCTGtaccctcatttacccatcatCCACACACATTCGTACAGcgctctactacatctctacaaagctaatctgaatgaatcatctatagcagaggtccccaatccCCGGGCtgcggaccggtaccggtccgtgagtcatttggtaccgggccgcacagaaagaataattaacttacagtatttccgttttattttattttcagagtctgaacgacatttattttgaaaactgaccggattctctccactacatccatctatgactcactcttaatgcatgtcagaacgcttatctaggtcatgtgatacgttaccgctaaaacaaacccacaaggaccaaaatgattaaaaaacaaacgtctctggaagccctagatgggaccgtctcattactgagaaacaggcacagggctcccacggattcagcgttatggtgagttgtattcttcgTGCACTtaatatttgtggtgtatcttattttaaagagcatgtttaaacatcgccatattgaccagagaacattagggggaagaaagggtgttattcatgtacCAGGacacagctaacaaagctgcgagtacagggcatgtttaaacattgccatattgaccagagaacattagggggaggagagggtggtattcatgttgataacgtaATACCAGGACAAAGCTGCgagtacacgttggatttacatttattatgttttgaaaatacccccgttttcatgccggtcatatcattttatgttgttgtatttatccgtcacacctttaaaggccggtctgtgaaaatactgtctgataattaACCGGTCCATGTAGCTAAAAGGGTTGGGGACCACTGATCTGTAGACTCTAATCAGtactttagatcacattcatacatcaaTGGGGGACATTGGAGGCAATTAAAGGTTCAGCATCTTGCTTAGCGACACTCCAGCATGTGActgcatactggtggaatcaaacagccgaccttttttattatttagttttctctttttgaaatGATACTGACCTTTATGGTTAACATAAAAATCCTGCTATGTGGAGTGCTGCCAAATAAAGTTTTGTATTAATGGTTTTTCTATCAGTGGACTAACAACAgagtatctatctatctatctatctatctatctatctatctatctatctatctatctatctatctatctatctatctatctatctatcaaaGTAATTGGACTTCTATTGTGTAGTGGAAGACATTTCATATCTCATCTGGGGATTTTCAAACTTCAAACTTTCCGTTGCTAACTGAAACCAATACCAGCAACCTAACTAGCTATGCTTGTCATGCCATGCAGCTGATGTCCAGAATAGACCGATTTTGGACATTGGCaccttcaaaatgtcttcagaaatgttccagtattcaattttttttttcctcctgcaggtgCGTTTCTCCTCTGCTGGACCCCCTTCTTTGTTCTCCATATACTGCGAGCTCAGTGCCAGGACTGCAACGTCCCTCCGGCCCTGATGAGTGTCGTGACATGGCTCGGCTATGTGAACAGTGCTCTCAACCCTGTCATCTACACAGTCTTTAACACAGAATTCAGgaacttctttaaaaaagtgCTGCACAGCTGCTGCTCCTAGAAGCCCAGAGACATAACAATGTGATGGGACAAATGCTGAATGAACAGCAGCTACAGGAGACCCTCCTGCTTGCTGATTTACTCTCTTTAGTCTGTCTGAAATACAACTGTCTCCTTCTTCTCTgaggatttatgtttttttttgtttatttgtttttaatgtgacaaCAGCACAGTTTGAGCTTCAATTTTCCTGTGAGGCAGTTTCAgtctgagaaacaaacagctcaGGTGATCTATAGCAGTTCTACAATATGCAATGACTTTATAAATgttcaaattcatttttaaaaaataaaaaaaaaacttttttaaaacttctgatTGTTAAGATATGTTGATGATTTTGTTAAAAGCCTAATATTCCTCATTGGAATGCATAACCCACTGCTTTttaagccagagttttagactaagatcatttaatattgagaaatgacagagttatagctgttttggtcaaacattgacataatgttatgtgcaactttatgcaatattgcaagctgtcatgctcagagtatgcgttgtGAATAACTCTATCCTACtgccatatcaaattttagctcaaaatctgtaaaattgactgggttataggttttttttgttgttgtttaggttaatgttgataagctgtggcaggCTTCTTAATTTCAattaactccaaaggttaatcaattgtagacatacatccattgattactttctgaagatttgattaaatttgtctagtggttcatgagctattttgaagacagatattttggtaacagacaaatagggttTACTCCACCAGTTAATACTAAAGTTTTAGTATTAAAACTATTAGTAGTTTTAGGTAAATATCTTGCTCAAAgagtagcacttgaagtattTATTCTGAATGaccttcagctactaccacaccaaattttggcaCAATATCTATGAATCTGACTGAATCatagcctttgttttgttttataagatcagctggctctggcagccatcttgaattgaactggcTTTAGAAGTTTATTAGTCGGAGatgtatatttaacaaaaatataaacacaacgcttttgtttttgctcccatttttcatgatctgaactcaaagatctaagactttttctatgtacacaGTAGGCCTTTCCCTCTCAAATTGgtataaatctgtgttagtgagctgagataatccatccacctcacaggtgtgtcatatcaagatgctgatgcACAGGTGTGCTTTAGGCCACTCcaaaatgtgcagtttatttttactgtattggCCATACCATAACCACCCCATCTATCTAGCTGTCTGTGTGTCTACAAGATTAGTCAAAAGTTATGAATAGATTCTCataacattttcaggaaatgtcaaacatggta from Kryptolebias marmoratus isolate JLee-2015 linkage group LG17, ASM164957v2, whole genome shotgun sequence includes these protein-coding regions:
- the drd4a gene encoding dopamine receptor D4a; the protein is MNTGVPPGLQESPLSAELWLGPGRSDTGAAAGMEANLSAAAAAGERNVPALVFGVLLIVVIICGNLLVCLSVLTEKALKTTTNYFIVSLAVADLMLAVLVLPLFVYSEFQDGVWALSATICDGLMTMDVMLCTASIFNLCAISIDRFIAVLIPLNYNRKHVDLRQTVLLSATWILALAVASPIMFGINNVPGRDPSECKLENNDYVLYSSVCSFFIPCPIMLLLYCGMFRGLHRWEETRKAKLKSSIQACRKLQEAAASLTPLASLPPPLPPIIERELTDIPDEPSTIPSTEPPHHSECKHSPIPMVSFAEIKFNPNPNRRKRAKINSRERKAMKVLPVVVGAFLLCWTPFFVLHILRAQCQDCNVPPALMSVVTWLGYVNSALNPVIYTVFNTEFRNFFKKVLHSCCS